In Clostridium novyi, one genomic interval encodes:
- a CDS encoding ABC transporter ATP-binding protein, whose translation MLKIQHLHKKLGDFKLTDINLEIAKGEYFVILGPTGTGKSIVLETLAGLYKPDEGKIYFNEVDLTNEYPENREIGFVYQDYVLFPHLSVKNNIIFGLKQKKIPKDEIQQKLDDILSMFKINHLINRKPLTLSGGEQQRVAIARALITSPKILLMDEPLSSLDPKTKEEFIYMLKSIHDKRKNTVIHVTHDFNEALALADKIAVMNKGAVVQVGTPEEIFKRPNCDFVANFTGLKKRFNDAIEVTV comes from the coding sequence ATGTTAAAAATTCAACATCTACATAAAAAATTAGGTGACTTTAAGCTTACAGATATAAATCTTGAAATAGCAAAGGGAGAATATTTTGTTATATTAGGTCCAACGGGAACTGGAAAAAGTATTGTTTTAGAAACTTTAGCTGGATTATATAAGCCAGATGAAGGAAAAATTTATTTTAATGAAGTAGATTTAACTAATGAATATCCGGAAAATAGGGAAATTGGTTTTGTATATCAAGACTATGTGTTATTTCCTCATCTATCAGTTAAAAACAATATAATCTTTGGGTTAAAACAAAAAAAGATTCCTAAAGATGAAATTCAACAAAAGTTAGATGATATATTATCTATGTTTAAGATAAATCATTTAATAAATAGAAAACCTTTAACTTTAAGTGGTGGGGAACAACAAAGGGTAGCTATAGCTAGAGCACTTATTACATCTCCTAAAATTCTTTTAATGGATGAACCCTTAAGTTCTTTAGATCCAAAGACTAAGGAAGAATTTATATACATGTTAAAGAGTATACATGATAAAAGAAAAAACACAGTAATACATGTAACACATGATTTTAATGAAGCTTTAGCTTTAGCAGATAAAATAGCTGTAATGAATAAGGGTGCTGTAGTACAAGTTGGTACTCCAGAGGAAATATTTAAAAGACCCAATTGCGATTTTGTAGCTAATTTTACAGGATTAAAAAAGAGATTTAATGATGCAATAGAAGTTACCGTATAG
- a CDS encoding Rossmann-like domain-containing protein, which yields MNNCDFYEKLLKKFRKVVEENDLLNEEVNINGRTLTPKEAIGTPVRQDYPIIKGKEKLIQAEFKGEKGQAFTDMPGEFSGTISEIINRPIKTNFDMAILISTLNAVCKYLKITDKSIHCKDEDPEECAKKLVEYIKEKYGHPKIALIGLQPAMLQRLSENFDVRVVDLNKEKIGKVKFGIKIENAEEKTKDLLKWCDVIMATGSTVANNTIRDFLNEKPVIFFGTTIAGTAELMNLPRFCPCSN from the coding sequence ATGAATAATTGTGATTTTTATGAAAAACTATTAAAGAAGTTTAGAAAAGTCGTAGAAGAAAATGATCTTTTAAATGAAGAAGTAAATATTAATGGTAGAACTCTTACCCCTAAGGAAGCTATAGGTACTCCAGTAAGACAGGATTATCCAATTATTAAAGGAAAAGAAAAACTTATACAAGCTGAATTTAAAGGAGAAAAAGGACAGGCTTTTACAGATATGCCTGGAGAATTTTCAGGAACAATTTCAGAAATAATAAATAGACCCATAAAAACAAATTTTGATATGGCAATTTTAATATCAACTTTAAATGCAGTTTGCAAATATTTAAAGATAACAGATAAAAGTATTCATTGTAAAGATGAAGATCCAGAAGAATGTGCAAAGAAACTTGTAGAATATATAAAAGAAAAATATGGTCATCCTAAAATAGCTCTTATAGGACTTCAACCAGCTATGCTTCAAAGACTTTCAGAAAATTTTGATGTTAGAGTTGTGGATCTTAATAAAGAGAAAATAGGTAAAGTAAAGTTTGGAATTAAAATAGAAAATGCTGAAGAAAAAACAAAGGATTTGTTAAAGTGGTGTGATGTTATTATGGCTACAGGAAGTACTGTTGCAAACAATACCATTAGAGATTTTTTAAATGAAAAACCAGTTATATTCTTTGGAACTACTATAGCTGGAACAGCTGAACTTATGAATTTACCTAGGTTTTGTCCATGTAGTAATTAA